The following coding sequences are from one Culex quinquefasciatus strain JHB chromosome 1, VPISU_Cqui_1.0_pri_paternal, whole genome shotgun sequence window:
- the LOC6039922 gene encoding zinc finger protein 2 isoform X1 — protein sequence MDFTKICRLCLEEKVPMREIFSGGENNSPKEIFSQILQIEIYEDDQLPQQLCEECVAAVTKLDETIGTYRENDERLRKMLYETGSVAVKEELVEMEAEYLMEPEVTSDGLEQTEKGEEHIESLETPSEFENKDFKVELAIKEETKKSKPKRKPGRPRVRPVKERRKGVLGRRKKNEEFLDTPKKGDFRCYVCRSDSFGNAEALLVHLGEHSGELPYTCKICVRKTVVITNVSTLNVHKKMHANPVPCPHCDNCLANKRSLDLHITMQHQELAPDATPSTCSECGKVFLNAKALRFHMNSHDQPMACEVCGKMFKTKMLLTRHVNRVHGNADRVECHICHKTLITLHALQTHISTMHSNEQFKCKYCPRLYPSKTSLTYHEKQHELKPNYTETMSNHWKQYYTVAGDVKTCNLCGEVLANPVRTHYTTKHFPQPKREYRCDQCSAVFKKKKDLEVHLLEHTHGKFLKCPICSKEFSEKRYLLLHMRTKQHKDHPLAQSLDWIDSELPSPKLRVARKVDRVAVEAILPNYRPQPGVDSGGAQHFVPPQHFNHPHWRERPNPNGPPHPYPKYHQL from the exons ATGGATTTTACGAAAATTTGCCGCCTGTGCCTGGAGGAGAAAGTGCCGATGCGGGAAATATTCAGCGGTGGTGAAAACAACTCGCCGaaagaaattttcagccaaatcCTACAAATCGAG aTCTACGAAGATGACCAGCTGCCACAGCAGCTGTGCGAGGAGTGTGTCGCCGCGGTCACCAAGCTGGACGAAACGATCGGGACGTACCGGGAGAATGACGAAAGGTTGCGGAAGATGCTGTACGAAACAGGTTCGGTTGCGGTCAAGGAAGAGCTGGTGGAAATGGAAGCCGAGTATCTGATGGAACCGGAAGT AACTTCGGACGGGCTTGAACAAACGGAGAAGGGGGAGGAGCATATCGAAAGTTTGGAGACTCCAAGCGAATTCGAGAACAAAGATTTTAAAGTCGAATTAGCTATCAAGGAAGAGACCAAAAAGTCGAAACCCAAACGAAAACCCGGTCGTCCACGCGTTCGGCCCGTTAAGGAGCGTAGAAAGGGCGTGTTGGGGCGACGCAAGAAAAATGAGGAGTTTCTAGATACGCCCAAAAAGGGTGACTTTCGGTGTTACGTTTGTAGGAGCGACTCGTTTGGTAACGCGGAAGCACTCTTGGTTCATTTGGGCGAGCATTCCGGGGAGCTTCCGTACACGTGCAAAATTTGCGTCCGCAAAACTGTGGTCATCACGAACGTTTCAACGCTCAACGTGCACAAGAAAATGCACGCCAATCCGGTGCCGTGTCCACACTGCGACAACTGTCTCGCCAACAAAAGAAGCCTTGATCTGCACATCACGATGCAGCACCAGGAGCTGGCCCCGGACGCAACTCCGTCGACCTGTTCGGAGTGTGGAAAGGTTTTCCTTAACGCGAAGGCCCTTAGGTTTCACATGAACTCGCACGATCAACCAATGGCTTGCGAAGTTTGCGGCAAGATGTTCAAAACTAAAATGCTGCTCACGCGGCACGTTAACAGAGTGCACGGCAATGCCGACCGAGTTGAGTGCCACATCTGCCACAAAACACTCATTACTTTGCATGCCCTGCAGACGCACATTTCTACTATGCACTCCAACGAACAGTTCAAGTGCAAGTACTGTCCGAGACT CTACCCATCCAAGACCAGCTTGACCTACCACGAGAAGCAGCACGAACTCAAACCGAACTACACCGAAACCATGTCCAACCACTGGAAACAATACTACACAGTGGCAGGGGATGTCAAGACGTGCAACCTATGCGGTGAAGTGCTAGCAAATCCCGTCCGCACTCACTACACGACCAAGCATTTCCCCCAGCCTAAACGGGAGTACCGCTGCGACCAGTGCAGCGCCgtgttcaagaagaaaaaagatctcgaGGTGCACTTGCTGGAGCACACGCACGGAAAGTTTCTCAAATGTCCGATCTGCAGCAAAGAATTTTCCGAAAAGCGCTATCTGTTGTTGCACATGAGAACCAAACAGCACAAGGACCACCCGCTGGCGCAGTCGCTGGACTGGATCGACTCGGAACTGCCGTCGCCGAAGCTCCGCGTGGCCAGGAAGGTAGATCGCGTCGCTGTCGAGGCGATCTTACCGAACTACAGACCGCAACCCGGCGTTGATTCTGGAGGCGCACAACACTTTGTGCCTCCTCAACATTTTAACCATCCGCATTGGCGAGAAAGGCCTAACCCGAACGGGCCACCCCATCCGTATCCCAAATATCATCAGCTGTGA
- the LOC6039922 gene encoding zinc finger protein 2 homolog isoform X3, translated as MDFTKICRLCLEEKASLREIVSENDSLKDIFSQILQIEIYEDDQLPQQLCEECITTVTTLDKTIRTYRDNDEKLRKLLYESGHVMVKEELAEMEAEYLLEPEIELEGNEQKEAEEVDQLESSENSKEKVDDDVVQPVKKRKKGKKKDHFPVKPIKGDIRCYVCRSAPFDTPEALLVHLVEHSGELPYTCTLCVRSTVVITSVSSLNVHKRMHDNPTPCPHCDSRFSNKSSLDLHLTMKHQDLAPDATPSNCSECGKLFLTKKALRWHMNTHDPPTPCEVCGKIFKSKRLLARHVSKVHDKAEQVECHICHKKLVTLTALRAHISVMHSTEQFQCKYCPRLYPSKTSLTYHEKQHELKPNYTETMSNHWKQYYTVAGDVKTCNLCGEVLANPVRTHYTTKHFPQPKREYRCDQCSAVFKKKKDLEVHLLEHTHGKFLKCPICSKEFSEKRYLLLHMRTKQHKDHPLAQSLDWIDSELPSPKLRVARKVDRVAVEAILPNYRPQPGVDSGGAQHFVPPQHFNHPHWRERPNPNGPPHPYPKYHQL; from the exons ATGGATTTTACGAAAATTTGTCGCCTCTGCTTGGAGGAAAAAGCGTCGTTGCGGGAGATAGTCAGCGAAAATGACTCGCTGAAGGACATTTTCAGCCAAATTCTACAAATCGAG ATCTATGAAGACGACCAGCTGCCACAGCAGCTGTGCGAGGAATGTATCACCACGGTCACCACACTGGACAAAACGATCCGAACGTACCGGGATAACGACGAAAAGTTGCGAAAGCTGCTGTACGAGTCAGGCCATGTTATGGTCAAGGAAGAGCTGGCGGAAATGGAAGCCGAGTATCTGCTGGAACCGGAAAT AGAGTTGGAGGGAAACGAGCAAAAGGAAGCGGAGGAGGTTGATCAACTGGAAAGCTCGGAGAATTCAAAGGAGAAGGTAGACGATGATGTAGTTCAGCCtgtaaagaaaagaaaaaagggCAAGAAAAAGGATCACTTTCCAGTCAAGCCCATTAAGGGCGACATCCGGTGTTACGTTTGCCGGAGTGCCCCGTTTGATACCCCGGAAGCACTTTTGGTTCATTTGGTCGAGCATTCCGGGGAACTTCCGTACACGTGCACACTTTGCGTCCGTAGCACTGTGGTCATCACTAGCGTCTCTTCGCTTAACGTGCACAAGAGAATGCACGACAATCCCACGCCTTGTCCGCACTGCGACAGCCGTTTCTCCAACAAAAGCAGCCTCGATCTGCACCTCACGATGAAACACCAAGATCTGGCCCCGGATGCAACCCCGTCCAACTGTTCCGAGTGTGGAAAGCTTTTCCTTACCAAGAAAGCTCTGCGATGGCATATGAACACGCACGACCCTCCAACACCTTGCGAGGTGTgtggaaaaattttcaaatctaaaaGACTGCTTGCGCGACACGTTAGCAAAGTGCACGACAAAGCAGAACAAGTTGAATGCCACATCTGCCACAAAAAACTAGTCACTTTGACCGCCCTTCGGGCGCACATTTCTGTTATGCACTCTACCGAGCAGTTCCAGTGCAAGTACTGTCCAAGACT CTACCCATCCAAGACCAGCTTGACCTACCACGAGAAGCAGCACGAACTCAAACCGAACTACACCGAAACCATGTCCAACCACTGGAAACAATACTACACAGTGGCAGGGGATGTCAAGACGTGCAACCTATGCGGTGAAGTGCTAGCAAATCCCGTCCGCACTCACTACACGACCAAGCATTTCCCCCAGCCTAAACGGGAGTACCGCTGCGACCAGTGCAGCGCCgtgttcaagaagaaaaaagatctcgaGGTGCACTTGCTGGAGCACACGCACGGAAAGTTTCTCAAATGTCCGATCTGCAGCAAAGAATTTTCCGAAAAGCGCTATCTGTTGTTGCACATGAGAACCAAACAGCACAAGGACCACCCGCTGGCGCAGTCGCTGGACTGGATCGACTCGGAACTGCCGTCGCCGAAGCTCCGCGTGGCCAGGAAGGTAGATCGCGTCGCTGTCGAGGCGATCTTACCGAACTACAGACCGCAACCCGGCGTTGATTCTGGAGGCGCACAACACTTTGTGCCTCCTCAACATTTTAACCATCCGCATTGGCGAGAAAGGCCTAACCCGAACGGGCCACCCCATCCGTATCCCAAATATCATCAGCTGTGA
- the LOC6039922 gene encoding zinc finger protein 43 isoform X2: protein MDFTKICRLCLEEKVPMREIFSGGENNSPKEIFSQILQIEIYEDDQLPQQLCEECVAAVTKLDETIGTYRENDERLRKMLYETGSVAVKEELVEMEAEYLMEPEVTSDGLEQTEKGEEHIESLETPSEFENKDFKVELAIKEETKKSKPKRKPGRPRVRPVKERRKGVLGRRKKNEEFLDTPKKGDFRCYVCRSDSFGNAEALLVHLGEHSGELPYTCKICVRKTVVITNVSTLNVHKKMHANPVPCPHCDNCLANKRSLDLHITMQHQELAPDATPSTCSECGKVFLNAKALRFHMNSHDQPMACEVCGKMFKTKMLLTRHVNRVHGNADRVECHICHKTLITLHALQTHISTMHSNEQFKCKYCPRLYPSKTSLTYHEKQHELKPNYTETMSNHWRQYYTVEGEKGSEVRTCTLCGLVLGKAIGKHYTNKHFPQAKREHRCDQCSAVFRHKKDLEVHVLEHTHGKFLKCPICGKEFAEKRYLVWHMKTKKHKDHPLAQSLDWIESDLPAPSPNLVEKKEESREERVIVEAIIPDQTVSFRPLMY, encoded by the exons ATGGATTTTACGAAAATTTGCCGCCTGTGCCTGGAGGAGAAAGTGCCGATGCGGGAAATATTCAGCGGTGGTGAAAACAACTCGCCGaaagaaattttcagccaaatcCTACAAATCGAG aTCTACGAAGATGACCAGCTGCCACAGCAGCTGTGCGAGGAGTGTGTCGCCGCGGTCACCAAGCTGGACGAAACGATCGGGACGTACCGGGAGAATGACGAAAGGTTGCGGAAGATGCTGTACGAAACAGGTTCGGTTGCGGTCAAGGAAGAGCTGGTGGAAATGGAAGCCGAGTATCTGATGGAACCGGAAGT AACTTCGGACGGGCTTGAACAAACGGAGAAGGGGGAGGAGCATATCGAAAGTTTGGAGACTCCAAGCGAATTCGAGAACAAAGATTTTAAAGTCGAATTAGCTATCAAGGAAGAGACCAAAAAGTCGAAACCCAAACGAAAACCCGGTCGTCCACGCGTTCGGCCCGTTAAGGAGCGTAGAAAGGGCGTGTTGGGGCGACGCAAGAAAAATGAGGAGTTTCTAGATACGCCCAAAAAGGGTGACTTTCGGTGTTACGTTTGTAGGAGCGACTCGTTTGGTAACGCGGAAGCACTCTTGGTTCATTTGGGCGAGCATTCCGGGGAGCTTCCGTACACGTGCAAAATTTGCGTCCGCAAAACTGTGGTCATCACGAACGTTTCAACGCTCAACGTGCACAAGAAAATGCACGCCAATCCGGTGCCGTGTCCACACTGCGACAACTGTCTCGCCAACAAAAGAAGCCTTGATCTGCACATCACGATGCAGCACCAGGAGCTGGCCCCGGACGCAACTCCGTCGACCTGTTCGGAGTGTGGAAAGGTTTTCCTTAACGCGAAGGCCCTTAGGTTTCACATGAACTCGCACGATCAACCAATGGCTTGCGAAGTTTGCGGCAAGATGTTCAAAACTAAAATGCTGCTCACGCGGCACGTTAACAGAGTGCACGGCAATGCCGACCGAGTTGAGTGCCACATCTGCCACAAAACACTCATTACTTTGCATGCCCTGCAGACGCACATTTCTACTATGCACTCCAACGAACAGTTCAAGTGCAAGTACTGTCCGAGACT CTACCCCTCCAAGACCAGCTTAACCTACCACGAAAAGCAGCACGAACTCAAACCGAACTACACCGAAACCATGTCCAACCACTGGCGCCAGTACTACACCGTGGAAGGCGAAAAGGGCTCCGAAGTCAGGACCTGCACCCTGTGCGGCCTGGTGCTGGGAAAAGCCATCGGCAAACACTACACGAACAAGCATTTCCCCCAGGCCAAACGGGAGCATCGCTGCGACCAGTGCAGCGCCGTGTTCCGGCACAAAAAGGACCTCGAGGTGCACGTGCTGGAGCACACGCACGGGAAGTTCCTGAAGTGTCCGATCTGCGGCAAAGAGTTTGCCGAGAAGCGCTATCTGGTGTGGCACATGAAAACCAAAAAGCACAAGGACCACCCGCTGGCGCAGTCGCTGGACTGGATCGAGTCGGACCTGCCGGCGCCGTCGCCGAATCTAGTGGAGAAGAAGGAGGAGAGTCGGGAGGAACGTGTCATTGTGGAGGCGATCATACCGGACCAGACGGTTAGCTTTAGACCCTTGatgtattga
- the LOC6039920 gene encoding zinc finger and BTB domain-containing protein 24: protein MDFANICRLCLQERGRMRNVSEYQSDFFKIIFSSILQIEVIPDDQLPQKICWQCISALTKLNNTVLEFRSNDLKLRNQLRQMAQVKVEIAEDEQEVDPISIIKCEAVVVAPDETTTQQDEDSEATLDADEQDDVISPAYEEHEGYQPSELVEVDLTMNGAGSVQNKIPEIINPKGKPGRPRVRPIIVRRKGVFGRRPIHPRDPKAPRKDEKRCYICMSDIFESAEALFYHLNSHADQLPYTCTICVRETVVIKQITTLNIHKRMHLLPVACSHCDKRFVSDSSLKMHLTTQHQELDATSAAPMPCPTCGKEFLSEKALKFHMHSHNQQGSCEICGKVYYAKHKLKRHIQRVHEKSTKVECQICHKTLNGLDVLQSHMKHMHSDEKMQCKYCPRTYTCKASLLHHEKRHETLPEGKEISKDWKEYYTYVDDESTNGVRRKKCNLCGIVVLGIGAHLTQVHFPKKFACDLCEAEFRDKRALAVHKLEHSKGKFLKCPICDREFTEPRYLMNHLKTKKHRDHPLAQNTEWLNEMTSSVVKTPKRTQLKTATRPPQEDEHQVAVDGLEMFEQDWSDSI, encoded by the exons ATGGACTTTGCCAACATCTGCCGCCTGTGCCTGCAGGAACGAGGCCGGATGCGGAACGTGTCGGAGTACCAAAGTGACTTCTTCAAGATCATCTTCAGCAGCATCCTGCAAATCGAG GTCATTCCGGACGACCAGCTGCCGCAAAAGATCTGCTGGCAGTGCATCTCTGCGCTAACGAAGCTCAACAACACGGTTCTGGAGTTTCGGAGCAACGATCTGAAGCTGCGCAACCAGCTGCGTCAGATGGCTCAGGTCAAGGTGGAAATCGCCGAAGACGAGCAGGAAGTGGATCCGATTTCGATCAT aAAATGTGAAGCTGTTGTGGTGGCTCCAGATGAAACCACAACACAACAGGATGAGGACAGTGAAGCTACGTTGGATGCCGATGAGCAAGACGATGTAATTAGCCCTGCATATGAAGAGCACGAGGGGTACCAACCAAGTGAATTGGTTGAGGTTGATTTAACGATGAACGGAGCAGGATCTGTGCAAAACAAAATCCCCGAGATAATAAATCCCAAGGGAAAGCCTGGTCGTCCTCGGGTGCGACCCATAATAGTGCGGCGGAAGGGAGTTTTCGGGCGTCGGCCCATTCATCCCAGAGATCCGAAAGCGCCGCGCAAAGATGAGAAACGCTGCTACATCTGCATGAGTGATATCTTCGAAAGCGCAGAGGCACTATTTTACCACTTGAACTCACATGCCGATCAGCTGCCGTACACGTGCACGATCTGTGTGCGGGAAACTGTCGTTATCAAACAGATCACCACGCTGAACATCCACAAAAGGATGCACCTACTGCCGGTGGCGTGTTCGCACTGCGACAAGCGATTCGTCTCCGATTCCAGCCTGAAGATGCACCTGACAACTCAGCATCAGGAACTCGATGCAACGAGTGCCGCACCCATGCCGTGTCCTACGTGTGGCAAAGAGTTCCTCTCTGAGAAAGCGCTCAAATTCCACATGCACTCCCACAACCAGCAGGGCAGCTGCGAAATCTGCGGAAAAGTGTACTACGCGAAACATAAGCTGAAACGACACATTCAGCGAGTTCACGAAAAGTCTACCAAAGTCGAGTGTCAAATTTGTCACAAAACGTTAAACGGGTTGGATGTACTGCAGAGTCACATGAAACATATGCATTCGGACGAAAAGATGCAGTGCAAGTACTGTCCAAGAAC ATATACATGCAAGGCAAGCTTGCTGCATCACGAAAAGCGCCACGAAACCCTGCCCGAGGGGAAAGAAATAAGCAAAGACTGGAAGGAGTACTACACGTACGTCGATGACGAAAGCACCAACGGTGTCCGCCGGAAGAAGTGCAACCTGTGCGGCATCGTGGTGCTGGGCATCGGCGCTCATCTAACGCAGGTTCACTTCCCAAAAAAGTTCGCCTGCGACCTGTGTGAGGCCGAGTTTCGCGACAAAAGAGCGCTGGCCGTGCACAAGCTGGAGCACAGCAAGGGCAAGTTCCTCAAGTGTCCCATCTGTGATCGTGAATTCACCGAGCCTCGCTATCTGATGAACCACCTGAAGACAAAGAAGCACCGCGACCATCCGCTGGCGCAGAACACCGAGTGGCTTAACGAAATGACTTCTTCGGTTGTTAAGACGCCCAAAAGAACGCAACTGAAGACCGCAACCAGGCCGCCGCAAGAAGATGAACACCAAGTCGCAGTGGATGGGCTTGAAATGTTTGAGCAAGACTGGAGTGATTCAATTTGA
- the LOC6039918 gene encoding zinc finger protein 37 homolog codes for MEDDSAVAVAAAEALPDVKQSLDFEKICRLCCEERFRMRTILATEGDYALGKIFSELLRIEVYPDDGLPQKVCKECARNIVKMFEAVEYYRANDLSLRKHLVGTVEIKEEEEEVDMDSPNVIQQLKIEMLSEPSAVPVKSEYRERQQRQTPEQDYEDDPTWEFGDSLYPGNEDEDDRQSSSSSSSSSSDSSDGSVDGDTSDSDASEEIKPKKRGRPRGKTNRGRPRGSGGKRGRRKTKVDNPSRPRKNDHKCYICGSEPLGSAEALVAHLNEHTSEVPYTCPICVMQTIVITSVNTLNIHKRMHLNPYKCDHCDRRYSDRNAVDLHMQMQHTGANDPCPSPCSYCGKICPTRLSLRYHERSHQTAVACEICGRLFAEKHKLKQHIRRKHEKIREHECHLCHKNFSSLDSVHTHIRTMHSNNEYKCEYCSRTYTSELSLRYHKKKHENDQNYQATQKWTQYYTVLEPEPGAKEGAQRMKRCNICGAVVQQIGTHLSNIHFPKEFRCTLCDAVFKRKETYESHVMEHEHGKAFKCPICGKEFSSRKLLICHLKTKQHRDHPLAQSLDWLYTKRERVPKHLQQQQPPPIQPLPQHVVKRETTIVTGVEQTVYTTPTTPTVQVMERGGPAAAAAASPMDMFKVGGSGVLVYPSVVVETHTPDVRSPEMVVPVPIKSDNGMVLHSSEISSI; via the exons ATGGAGGACGATTCTGCGGTGGCCGTCGCCGCCGCCGAGGCGCTTCCGGACGTGAAGCAGTCGCTAGATTTCGAGAAAATCTGTCGCCTCTGCTGCGAGGAGCGCTTCCGGATGCGGACCATTCTCGCCACCGAGGGGGACTACGCGCTGGGGAAGATTTTCAGCGAGCTGCTCCGGATCGAG GTTTATCCCGACGATGGGCTGCCGCAGAAGGTTTGCAAGGAGTGCGCCAGGAATATCGTCAAGATGTTCGAGGCCGTCGAGTACTATCGGGCGAACGATTTGTCGCTGCGGAAGCATCTGGTCGGAACGGTGGAGatcaaggaggaggaggaggaagtgGACATGGACTCGCCCAACGTTATACAGCAGCT gAAAATTGAAATGCTCAGCGAACCTTCGGCAGTGCCGGTGAAGAGCGAATATCGCGAAAGACAGCAGCGACAGACTCCCGAGCAGGATTATGAGGACGATCCGACCTGGGAGTTTGGGGACAGTTTGTACCCGGGCAACGAGGACGAAGACGATCGGCAATCTTCCtcatcttcgtcgtcgtcgtcttccgaCAGCAGCGATGGCTCGGTCGACGGAGACACGTCCGACTCGGACGCTTCGGAAGAAATCAAGCCCAAGAAGCGAGGTCGTCCACGGGGCAAAACCAACAGGGGACGTCCGCGGGGATCGGGCGGCAAGCGTGGCCGTCGCAAAACCAAAGTGGACAATCCGAGTCGGCCACGTAAAAACGACCACAAGTGCTACATCTGCGGTTCGGAACCGCTCGGCTCGGCAGAAGCCCTGGTGGCTCATCTGAACGAACACACGTCCGAAGTTCCGTACACGTGTCCAATCTGTGTCATGCAAACGATCGTAATTACCAGTGTCAACACGTTGAACATCCACAAACGGATGCACCTGAATCCGTACAAATGTGACCACTGCGATCGTCGTTACAGCGACCGGAACGCGGTCGACTTGCACATGCAAATGCAGCACACGGGCGCCAACGATCCGTGTCCGTCGCCCTGTTCATACTGCGGCAAGATCTGTCCGACGCGGCTGTCCCTGCGCTATCACGAGCGAAGTCACCAGACGGCCGTGGCCTGCGAAATCTGCGGCCGACTGTTCGCCGAGAAGCACAAACTCAAGCAGCACATCCGCCGGAAGCACGAAAAGATCCGCGAGCACGAGTGCCACCTGTGCCATAAGAACTTCTCCTCGCTGGACTCGGTTCACACCCACATTCGGACGATGCACTCCAACAACGAGTACAAGTGCGAGTACTGCAGTCGAAC TTACACGTCCGAGCTGTCCCTGCGCTACCACAAGAAGAAgcacgaaaatgaccaaaactacCAAGCAACCCAAAAGTGGACCCAATACTACACCGTGCTGGAGCCCGAACCCGGCGCCAAGGAGGGCGCCCAGCGCATGAAACGGTGCAACATTTGCGGGGCCGTCGTGCAGCAAATCGGCACCCACCTCAGCAACATCCACTTCCCCAAGGAGTTCCGCTGCACGCTCTGTGACGCGGTGTTCAAGCGCAAAGAAACGTACGAATCGCACGTCATGGAACACGAGCACGGCAAAGCGTTCAAGTGTCCAATCTGCGGCAAAGAATTCTCCAGCCGCAAGCTGCTCATCTGCCACCTCAAGACCAAACAGCACCGAGATCACCCACTCGCCCAATCCCTCGATTGGCTGTACACCAAGCGCGAGCGCGTACCGAAGCATTTACAACAGCAGCAACCGCCGCCAATTCAACCGCTGCCTCAGCACGTCGTCAAACGGGAAACGACCATCGTGACCGGCGTCGAGCAGACCGTCTACACGACGCCAACAACTCCAACCGTGCAAGTGATGGAACGTGGTGGTCCTGCTGCTGCGGCGGCGGCGTCCCCGATGGACATGTTCAAGGTCGGAGGGAGCGGGGTGCTCGTGTACCCGTCCGTTGTGGTGGAAACCCACACGCCGGACGTGCGCAGTCCGGAAATGGTCGTACCGGTGCCGATCAAGAGCGACAACGGGATGGTGCTGCATTCGTCGGAAATTTCTTCGATTTAA